The following DNA comes from Microcella sp..
CTGGCGCTCTGAGAAGCGCCGGGCGCGTAGCCGCCGGGAGATGCCATAGCGCCGTCAGCGGCACCGGATGCGCCCGCCGTCTCGCCCGCGGCCTGGTCGCCGGCGGCACGCCCGTCGTCGGGCTTCTCGGGCTGCCAGCCGGGCGACGCCCAAGAAGTGGAATCGCTCACGGTCGTACCCCTCGCCTCGTACTCGGTCTGCTCGAAACGTATGGTGTCACACTCGTCTAGGCTGGGGCGAACAAAGGTCGGATTCTCGACTGAAGCCCCAAGGAAGAGGAGGCGGGTCATGACGTCGCGCATCCTCGTCGTCGATGACGATTCGGCCATCGCCGAGATGATCGGCATCGTCTTGCGGGGCGAAGGCTTCGAGCCGCACTTCTCGTATGACGGTGCCGCAGCGATCGAATCGTTCCAGACCGTCAAGCCCGATCTCGTGTTGCTCGACGTCATGCTGCCCGGCATCGACGGCATCGAGGTCTGCACGCGCATTCGCGAGACCAGCGGCACGCCCATCATCATGCTCACCGCCAAGAGCGACGCGACCGATGTCGTGCGCGGGCTCGAGAGCGGCGCCGACGACTACGTCGTGAAGCCGTTCAATCCGAAAGAGCTCGTGGCGCGCATCCGCACCCGACTTCGCCCGACCCCGCAGTCGACGATCGAAACCCTGCCCATCGGCGACCTCGTCATCGACGTCACCGGTCACGAGGTGAAGCGCGGCGACACCCCCATTCTGCTGACGCCGCTCGAGTTCGACCTGCTGCTTGCGCTGGCCATGAAACCCAACCAGGTGTTCACCCGCGAGATGCTGCTCGAAGAGGTGTGGGGCTACCACTACAAGGCCGACACGCGCCTGGTCAACGTGCACGTGCAGCGCCTGCGCGCCAAGGTCGAGCTCGACCCGGACAACCCGCGCATCGTGATGACCGTGCGCGGCGTGGGCTACCGGGCCGGCGCGGCGCACTGAGCGGGGGCCGGCCGGCATGCTTCCGCTGACCTGGCGAAGCCTCGTGAGCCGCGCGCAGCAGGTGTGGCGCCGGTCACTGCAGGTGCGCACGGTCGCCATCACGGTCTTCTTCTCGACCATCGCCGTCACGATCATCAGCGGCTACATGTCGATCAGCATCGCCACCAACCTCTATGAGGCGCGCAAGACGCAGGCAATCGCCGAAGCGCGGCAGGCGACGGTGAGCACCCAAGCACTCTTCGACAGCTCGGTGTCGTCGAACGGCACGATCGACGTCGAGGCGGTGAACGTCACGGCCGGCACGACCATTCGCAGCGTGGCCTCGAGCCCGGGCGGCACGCAGTTCGCGATTCTGCGCACCCCCGGGCAGAGCACCGCGGTCACGATGACGTCGACGAGCACGCGCGGGCTCGATATCGATGTCATCACCGACGAGCTGCGCGACCAGGTGTCGCTCGACGACGGGCAGCTCTACACGCAGGCCGTCACGCTCGAGGGCGAGGCGGCAGCCGACCCCGGTCTCGTCGTTGGCAGCGTGTTCGAGGTGCCGACTGCGGGCCAGTACGAGCTCTACCTGGTCTACAACGTTCGCGATGTGCAGCAGACCCTCGACTTCGTGCAGCAGACCCTGCTGATCGGCTCGCTGCTGCTGGTGGCGACGATCGGACTCGTCACGTTCCTGGTGACCCGGCTCGCGATCGAGCCCGTGCGGCTCGCGGCCGACACGGCCGAGAAGCTCGCCGACGGCGAGCTCGACCGGCGCATTCCCGAGAAAGGCGAAGACGTCATCGCCACTCTCGCCCGCTCGTTCAACCGCATGGCCGACAGTCTGCAGCGGCAGATCACCCAGCTCGCGGCGCTCTCGCGCGTGCAGCAGCGCTTCGTGAGCGATGTCAGCCACGAGCTGCGCACGCCGCTCACGACCATCCGTCTCGCGGGCGACGTGCTCTACGAGCAGCGCGACCAGTTCAGCCCCACGACGGCGCGCACAGCCGAGCTGCTGCACGCGCAGGTCGGGCGCTTCGAGTCGATGCTCGGCGACCTGCTCGAGATGAGCCGCTACGACGCCGGCGCCGTCGAGCTCGACACCGAGCCGACCAACCTCGTGCGTCTCGTCGAAGAGTCACTCGAGGCCATTCGCCCGCTCGCCGATGAGAAAGGCAGCGAGCTGCGCCTGGTCGCTCCCGGGGGTTACTTCGAGGCCGACGTCGAGGCTCGCCGCATCCGTCGCATTCTGCAGAACCTGCTCGGCAACGCACTCGACCACGGCGAAGGCCGACCCATCGTCGTCTATGTCGACAGCGACATGACCGCCGTCGCGATCGCGGTGCGCGACTACGGTGTCGGCATGGATTCCGCGCAGCTCGAGCGCGTCTTCGACCGCTTCTGGCGGGCCGACCCGAGCCGCCAGCGCAGCACGGGCGGCACCGGGCTCGGGCTCGCGATCGCCACCGAAGACGCGCAACTGCACGGCGGTCACCTCGACGTGTGGTCGGTGCCCGGCGAAGGCACGTGCTTCAGACTCACGCTGCCGCGTGAGCATGGGCAGTCGGTCGAGCACTCGCCGCTCGAGCTGCCGCCCGTCGAGGCCCTCGAGGCCGTGCTCGACGAACCGATCGAGCGGGATGGCGAGAACAGTGGCTGAGCCGATGTCGCGTGCGCGCCGAGCCCTCATCGCCCTCGCGGTGCTGCCGGCGCTGCTGCTGAGCGCGTGCGTCTCGGTGCCCTTCTCGGGCGGGGTCGAGGCAGCCGGTGACCTCACGACGGGCGCAAGCACAGGCGACGACTCAGGCGTCGACTTTCTCGTCGCCGGCCCGTCAGACGGTGCGACGCAAGAAGAGATTCTCGCGGGGTTCTTCGCCGCGGGTGCCGCGGCCCAGAACAACTACCGCATCGCCCGGTCGTACCTCGTCGATGACATCGCCGACGTCTGGAACCCCTATGCGAGCACCCTCGTGCGCAGCCGCGACGGCGCGACCTCGCGCACGAGCGACGACGTGCTCACCTACACGGTGCCCATCGTCGCCTCGGTCGACGCCGTGGGCCGCTACACGACCGCCGACGCCGGAGCCACGCAGGCCCTGCCGCCGTTCCGCTTCGCACTGCAAGACGGCGAGTGGCGCATCGCCGAGCTCGGCGACGGCATTCTCATCTCGCAGCAGGCCTTCGCGAGCGCTTTCGGGCAGCACACCATCTACTACTACGACGCGGCGTTCAGAAACCTCGTGCCCGACCTGCGCTGGTTCCCTGTGCGGTCAGAGGTCGCCACCCGCATCGTGCGCGCCGTGCTCGAACCGCCGAGTAGCTGGCTCGACTCAGGAGCGACGGTGTCGGCGATTCCGGAAGGCACGCAGCTCGCCCTCGCACCCGTGACCGTGTCGGCGGGTGTCGCCCAGGTTGATCTCACCAACGAGGTGCTCGGGCTCAACGACCGCGAGCGGCAACGACTGCGCCTGCAGCTCGCCGCGAGTTTGCGCGGGGTCAGCGGCGTCGTCGGTGTACAGCTCACGGTCGACCAGAACGCCGTCGCGATTCCTGACTGGACGTCGGGCTCGCCCGATATCGTGCCGCAGGTCGACCCGCGCGTGCTGCTCGCCACCGACGAGGCCGAGTTCGGCTACGCCGCGCGCGACGGCATCGAACCGCTCGGCACGCTCAGCGCCGAAGTCATTGACCTCGGGGCACGGGCCGTCGCGCTCGCCCCGACCCGCACCCTCGCGACGCTGCTGAACGACGAGGGCGTGTGGGCGGTGCGCACCGGGGATGCTCCTTCGGTGCTGCTCGACGCCCGCCCGGGTCTCATCGCCCCGAGCATCGACGGCTACACGTTCGTCTGGAGTGTTCCCGGCCAGGGCGGCGAGATTCACGCGACCGAGCTCGACGGCACCGTGCACGATGTCGAGGCCGCCCTGCCCAGCGATGCGCGCGTCGTGTCGCTCAACCTCTCGCGTGACAGCGCTCGCGTGCTGATTCTGCTCGACGGAGCCGGCGGGCCGCGCCTGGTCTACGCCGCCGTCATCCGCGATGAGGGCTCGGGCGTGCCGATTCGCCTCGGCGAGTTGCGCGACCTGCCGCTCGCGGGCGATCGGGCGATCGACGCCACCTGGGTCGACGAGGTGCGCGTCGCGTCGGTCACCGCCACCGACGTGGCCGACGACGAGCAGCGCCTCGTCGAGTTGCACGAGCTCGGCGGCCGCAGCAGGCCGCTCGGCCTGCCGCCGGGGGCGACGCAGATCGTCGGCGGCAACGGAGGAGTCGACGGCATCCGTGTGCTGGGCGAGCTGGGAGTGGTGTTCGAGCCGCGCGGCTCGGGCTGGCAGAACACCGGCTTGCGCGCACTGTTCCTCGGCACGCAGCAGTAGCGCTTTCTGCACAGGTCGCCGTCTGCCGGCGGTCAGTGGCCCACGGTGCACCACACTGCCGCGGTGACCCTGTTGCAGGCCTTCGCCGATGCGTGGGCGCTCGTCGCCCCGGTCGACTGCGCCGGATGCGGTGCCACCGACCGCGCGATCTGCCCGACGTGCGCACTCGGGCTGCGATCGCGGCCACTGCTCGGCGAGCTCGAGCTGCACACGAGCACTCTGCCCGTCACCGCAGCCCTGCCCTACGACGGCGTCGCGCGCCGGGTTCTGCTGGCGTTCAAAGAAGAGGGGCGCACCGAGCTGGCCCGCCCTCTCGCCGGGCTGCTGAGCACGGCCGTCGAGCTCGCCTGCCGCGCGTCGCTGGCCGACCTGCTCGTTCCTGTTCCCGGTTCGTGGGCAGCGGCGGGCCGGCGTGGGTTCGACCCCGTCGCGCTCATCGCGCGTCGAGCCGGGCTGGTCGTCACCCCCGCCCTGCGCGCCGTGCGCGGCGGTGCTGAGCCGCAGAAGTCTCGTGGGCTCGCCGATCGGCTCGCCGCCGCCAGCAGCGCCGCCCCGCGCTGGCGGGTGAGCCCGCGCATGCGCGGGTGTCGCGTCGTGCTCGTCGACGACGTTGTCACGAGCGGGGCGACCCTGCGAGCCGCGGTGCTCGCACTGCGCGAGGCCGGAGCCGAGGTTGCAGGGTGCGCCGCGATCGCCGCAACGCCGCGTCGGGTGGGCACGTCGAGCATCCCCTGGAGATTCTTATCGAACGATGACGAAGGTCCCGATGACAACGACGCTCGTGAGGACTACCGTGAGGGAAAGGAGGCGTGACCATTCGCCTGAACCGACGGGCGACACGCTGACGGCTCAGGAGGTCGACGTGGACATCACTCTCACCGGTCGCAACATAGGAATCACCGACCGGTTTCGCGACTACGCCACCGAAAAGGCAGAGAAGGTCGAGCACCTCGCCGACCGTGCCCTCGTGCTTGAGATCAAAGTCTCGAGACACCACGAGAAGAACGGCCGCCCCGGTGATGATCGCGTCGAGATGACCCTCGTCGGGCCGGGCCCTGTGATTCGAGCCGAATCGTCGGGCAGTGACAAGTACGTCGCGTTCGACCTCGCCATCGACAAGCTCATGGAACGATTGCGCCGCGCGAAAGATCGCAAGAAGGTGCACCGCGGCAAGCATCGGCCCGTGTCGCTGCACGAGGCCTCGGCCGACGGGTTCAGGGTCGTCGACATCACGCCGGCGACGCCCGAGGTCATCGAGAAGGTTTCGACGGGCGCGATCGACCTGCCGACGACCGAGACCGGCACCGATGACGACGAGCAGTACTCGCCCGTCGTCATTCGGCAGAAGGTGTTTCCGTCGACGTCGATGACGGTCGATGAAGCGCTCGACCACATGGAGCTCGTCGGGCATGACTTCTTCTTGTTCATCGATGCCGAGACCGATCGGCCGAGCGTCGTCTACCGGCGCACCGGATGGAACTACGGGGTGATCAGTCTCGAGACCGAGGTTGACGAGGCTGCGCCAGCGAAGTCACGGCGGCGCGGCTAGCGCCCTGCACCGCAACCCACGGTCGCGTCCATGCAGCAGTTGCTAGCATGGGCGCGCCGTGTTCTGCGGCGGTCTGCGGCGTGCCGTGACCCGGCTGCCCCGCATCTGGTGGCTGCCTGACGAGTGGAGTAACCGAAGTGGCGAATGTTCTCGAGCGTGTACTGCGGGTCGGCGAAGGTCGACTGCTGCGGCGACTGAAGGCCTACTCAGAGGCGATCAACCAGCTCGAAGACGACTTCAGCGACCTCAGCGACGACGAGCTCAAGAACGAGACCGCCGAGTTGCGCGAGCGCTACGGCAACGGCGAATCGCTCGACGACCTGCTACCCGAGGCCTTCGCGGCCGTGCGCGAGGCCTCGAAGCGCACCCTCGGCATGCGACACTTCGACGTGCAGCTCATGGGCGGTGCGGCTCTGCACCTCGGCAACATCGCCGAGATGAAGACCGGTGAGGGCAAGACCCTCGTTGCCACGCTTGCCGCCTACCTCAACGCGATCCCTTCGCGCGGCGTGCACATCGTGACCGTCAACGACTACCTCGCGAGCTACCAGAGCGAGCTCATGGGCCGCATCTTCCGTGCCCTCGGCATGACGACGGGCTGCATCCTCTCGGGCCAGACGCCCGAAGTGCGTCGCCAGCAGTACGCGGCCGACATCACCTACGGCACGAACAACGAGTTCGGCTTCGACTACCTGCGCGACAACATGGCCTGGCAGACCGCCGACATGGTGCAGCGCGGCCACTTCTTCGCGATCGTCGACGAGGTCGACTCGATCCTCATCGACGAGGCTCGCACCCCGCTCATCATCTCGGGCCCCTCGTCGGGCGAGGCGAACCGCTGGTTCACCGAGTTTGCGCGCATCGCCAACCGCCTGCAGGCCGGCGTCGACTACGAGGTCGACGAGAAAAAGCGCACCGTCGGCGTGCTCGAGCCGGGCATCGAGAAGGTCGAAGACCACCTCGGCATCGACAACCTCTACGAATCGGCCAACACGCCCCTCATCTCGTTCCTCAACAACGCGATCAAGGCATCCGCCCTCTTCAAGCGCGACAAAGATTACGTCGTCATGAACGGCGAAGTGCTCATCGTCGACGAGCACACCGGCCGTATCCTCGCCGGCCGCCGCTACAACGAGGGCATTCACCAGGCCATCGAGGCCAAAGAGGGCGTCACGGTCAAAGCCGAGAACCAGACCCTCGCGACCGTCACGCTGCAGAACTACTTCAGGCTCTACTCGAAGCTGTCAGGCATGACCGGTACCGCCGAGACCGAGGCGGCCGAGTTCATGAGCACCTACAAGCTCGGCGTCGTGCCGATTCCGACGAACCTGCCGATGCAGCGCAAAGACCAGCCCGACCTCGTCTACAAGAACGAGGCGTCGAAGTTCGAGCAGGTCGCCGAAGACATCGTGCAGCGTCACGCCGCGGGTCAGCCCGTGCTGGTCGGCACCACGAGCGTCGAGAAGAGCGAGCTGCTGTCTCGTCTGCTCGCCAAGCGCGGCGTCAAGCACGAGGTGCTCAACGCCAAGAACCACGCGCGCGAGGCCTCGATCATCGCGCAAGCCGGCCGTCTCGGCTCGGTCACGGTCGCGACGAACATGGCCGGCCGCGGCACCGACATCATGCTCGGCGGCAACGCCGAGTTCCTCGCGGTGTCAGAGATGAACGCCAAGGGTCTCTCGCCCGTCGACACCCCCGACGACTACGAGGCGGCATGGGATGACGTGTTCGACCGTGTCAAGGCTCAGGTGGCCGAAGAGGCCGCGAAGGTCATCGAGGTCGGCGGGCTCTACGTGCTCGGCACCGAGCGCCACGAGTCGCGCCGCATCGACAACCAGCTGCGCGGTCGCTCGGGCCGTCAGGGCGACCCCGGCGAGAGCCGCTTCTACCTGTCGCTGCAAGACGACCTCATGCGCCTGTTCAACGCGGGCGCGGCCGAGGCGCTCATGGGCCGCTCGAATGTTCCCGACGACCTCGCCATCGAGTCGAAGGTCGTCAGCCGGGCCATTCGTTCGGCGCAGTCGCAGGTCGAAGCGCGCAACGCCGAGATTCGCAAGAACGTGCTCAAGTACGACGACGTGCTCAACCGCCAGCGCGAGGCGATCTACACCGACCGCCGCCACATTCTCGAGGGCGACGACCTGAAAGACCGCGTGCAGGTCTTTCTCGAAAAGGTCATCACCGAGATCGTCGAGAGCCACACGGCCACGGGTCACAGCGACGACTGGGATTTCGAGCAGATGTGGACCGAGCTCAAGACGCTCTACCCGATCAGCCTCACGATCGACGAGGTCATCAGCGAGGGCGGCACCAAGCTCACGCCCGCGTTCGTCATTCGCGAGGTGCTCAGCGACGCCAAGCTCGCCTACGAGCGCCGTGAAGAGAGCCTCGGCCACACGGCCACCCGCGAGCTCGAGCGCCGCGTCGTGTTGAGTGTCGTCGACCGCCGCTGGCGCGACCACCTCTACGAGATGGACTACCTGAAAGACGGCATCGGCCTGCGCGCCATGGCGCAGCGCGACCCGCTCGTCGAGTACCAGCGCGAGGGCTTCGCGCTCTTCCAGTCGATGATGAGCGCCATCCGCGAAGACGCCGTCGGCTTCCTGTTCAACCTCGAGGTCGAGGTGACGGGCAGCAAGGGCACCGCGCAGGTCACGGCCAAGGGCCTTAACGCCCCGCAGACCCCGCAGAACCTCAGCTACACGGCCCCGTCGGCAGATGGCGACGTCGAGGTGCGCAACCAGCGCGGTCAGGTGCTGCAGGCGCCGACGGATGCGGCCCGCCAGGCCGCGCCCCAGGTCTCCGCCGCATTCGGTGGCCCGGCCGCTGCTCCGGCAGCCGCGCCGACGCGTCGTGCCCCGCAGGGCCAGCCGCAGAACGGCCAGGGTCAGGGCGGTGCGCAGGCGACGGGTGCTTTCGGGCAGAAGCAGGCGCCCAAGCCTGCTGGCCCCGCGCCCGTCAACCGCGCCCAGCGTCGCGCACAAGAGAAGCGCAACAAGGGCCGCTAGTCATCGTTCGGGCGGTCGCCGTCAGCGCAGGTTCGAGCGCGCTACGGCGGCCGAGGTGCTCACGAGTAGCGCCGAGAGCACGATGAAGATCGCGCCCGAGCCCGCGAAGGCCGCGACGGCGCCGACAGCGACCGGAATCATCGACTGACCCACGCGGTTGGCCGTGAGCCGCACGGCCAGCGCGGTCGCGCGCAGCTCGTCGGGCGCCGACCGCGAGACCCAGGCCATGGTGAGCGGCTGCCCGATGCCGAGCACGAGCCCCGTGACGGCCATGAGCACGACGGCGACCCAGGCGGGCAGCTCGGGCGCCATGAGCAACAGCGCCGACGCACCGATGCCGCACGCCCCGACGAGCAGCGGTTTGCGGCCGAGCATCCGCACCAGGGGAGCGGTGCCGACTCGCACCGCGAACGAGAGCGCTGCGCGCACCGCCAGCAGGATGCTCACAAAAGCCACTGACCACCCTCGCTCGGCTCCGATCGCCGGCAGGTAGACCGTGAGCACGTCAGTCGCCGTGAGCACGACCATGCTCGCCCACAGCGCCTTACCCATATGCGGCGCGCGCAGCACAGTGCCGAGACCGCCTGGCTTGAGTTCCGCGGCGGAGTCGACGACTCGCGCCTCGCGCGTGCCGCCCGGAAACCGCGGCAGCCGCAGCGACGCAATCGCGGCCGCCGCGCACAGCACGCCGGCGAGCACGAAGGTCGGCGTCGTGCCGTAGGGGTCGTCGGGCGTGGCGAACTCGGCGGCGATGAGCACTTCGGCCATGCCGCCCGCGACGATCGGGCCGAGCACTTGGCCGAGCGAGACGGTGGCTCCGAAGAGGCCGAAGCGGGCATCCGCGCCGTCGGGCGGACCCGCGTGCGCGACGATCGCCTGCAGGCCCACGACCGCGAAGATGAGGCCGAGGCCGAGCACGGTGTGGGCCGCGATGAGCCCCAGGAGGTCGCTCACGATGCCGTGCGCGGCTGCCGCCCCGCCCATGAGCGCGATGCCGCCGACGGTCGTGGCACGCGCCCCGCGCCGGTCGACGAGGCGTCCGATCGGAATGGCGACGGCGATCGAGAGGATGCCGAACGAGAGCGCGAGCAGCCCCAGCTGCTCGACCGAGGCGTCGAGGCCGAGGGCTCGGTACGAGGCCATCGGCCGGGTGGCGTGCTGCGCGAACTGCACGAGCATCGTGACGGCGAGCGCGAGCGCGAGGGTGGCACGCGCAGGGTTGCGAGCCACCGCGCGCTCCACCACGAGCATCCTCTCGATGCCTCACCGCGTGGCCCACCGCCACGCATCTGAGACACTGTCTTACATTGGAGTCAACCAGCGCGCGCATGCGCCGTCAAGCAGGGGTGGCGGCTACAGCACGCTGATGGCGCTCGCGCGCCAGCGGCGGTCGAGACCCTCGAGCCGGATGGCGACGGCGCGAGCGCGCGCCCGGCTCGTGACGACCGTGACCGCCTCGATCACGCCGTCGCGGGGCTCGCTGATGCGCGGCTCGCCCACGCTGAAGGTCGGGCGCACGACGGGCGCGCCGCGGGCGGCACGCGCACGGGCGCTGATGCTCGCGCGCGTCAGCAAGGTGCGGTAGACGTCGTCGGTCACCCAGCGGGCGACCTGCTCGAGCTCGCGGGCGCCGGCCAGAATCTCGATGACGCACCGCGTCAGGTTCTCGACGAGGGGGCGGGGGTCGGGCAGGTCGGCGGTCGAGGTGGGCTGATAGTCGAAGAACTCTTCATGCGCGATGCGCGCGAGCGTGGTGCGGCCGCGAGGAGGAACAGCGACGGCTGCTGGCAGGGATGAGCCGCCCGACTCGGAGCGGTCTGCGACGGCATGGTCTGCGACGGCGCGGTCTGCGACGGCATGGTCTGCGACGGCGCGGTCTGCGGGGGCGATGTCTCGGGCGTCTAGGCGTACTGCGGCACTGGGCACGGTCGGCTCCTCTGTTCCCCACGATTGTGCGCGGTCGGTCGTGCGGCCTCGTCGCCCCCCGACAGTAGACCGAGCTGTTCACCCTTGCGGGCAGACCTACTCAACCAAAAGTTTCCTCAGTCGTAAAGAGCATTCCTCGAACTGTGGAGAACTCGGTCGGTGCCGTCGGTGGCCGTCGCTACGGTCGTCCGCATGCGCTGGGACCATCTCTTCGACGACCTCGCCGGTCAACTCGAGCACGAACTGCAGTCAGAAGAATCTGACCTGCGGCTCGAAGAAGAACGCCTGCGCCTCGGTCGGCTGCCGTTGCGCGAGCGGCTCGCCGTTCTCAAGGCCTCAGCAGATCCGGCACTGTCGCGCGTGCGACTGCGCGTGCGCTCGGGCGAGACGCACGACGTGCGGCTCGTCACGGTCGGGCGTGACTGGCTCGCGGGTGATATCGACGGTGGGGCGGGCGCGTCGCAAGCCATCTTTCCGCTCGCCGCTGTCGACTCGCTCGTGCTGACGCAGCAGCAGGCCGACGTCTCGCTCGACCCCCTCGTGGCGACGTCTGAGCTCGCGGCGCGGCTCGGGGTCGCATTCCTGCTGCGCGACCTCTGCCGACGTCGTGCTGCGGTCATCGTCGTCACGGCGGCCGGGTCGGCGACGGGCACGATCGACCGCGTGGGCCGCGACCATCTCGACCTCGCCGTACACGATCTCGATGCGCCACGGCGAACGTCAGCAGTCGAGCATGTGCGGGTTGTGGCCTTCGATCAGCTGTTGCTCGTGCGTCTCTGACCTCGACGGTCGCCGAAGAGCTCGGCGACGTCGGCGTACTGCGCCTCGTTCCAGAGAGCGATGCGGCGGGTCTCGTCGTACTTGTCGGCGATGAACGACTCGAGCACCCGCTGCTCGACGCGCCACTGCCCGATCGAGCCGAGGCGAATCGCCGGCAACTCGCCCGACCGAACCAGGGCAAGCACTTCGCCTGCCGTCAGGCTCAGCACCTCGGCGACGTCGGTGAGCGCGAGAAAGCGCCCGAAGGTGTCGTCGCTGTCGTCGCTCATTCATCGATTATCCCGCTGATCTTCGTAACGCCACAGTCGTGTGGATAACTGGCATCGCGCTCGCCGGGCTTCGTCAGTATCGATCGCGTCACCGACACGAGGAGCACTCATGACCACGGCTTCACCGTCGACCGAGCGACGTGCTCGGCGCTACCGAGACCCGCGCCTGCTTATCGGCCTCATGCTGGTCACCGTGTCGATCGGGGCCGTCATCGGCATCGTCGCGCTTGCCGATGAGGGCGAAGAGGTGCTTGCTGCGCCTCGACTGCTCGTCGAGGGCGAGCGCATCGAACGCGACGACCTCGAACCCCGTCGGGTCGTACTCGGGCTCGAGGCGCACGGGTACGTGACGGCCGCCGACATTCCTGAGGCGGGCGTCGTCGTCACGCGCACGATCGGCGCCGGCGAGCTCGTGCCGCTTTCGGCTGTCGGCGACGAACGCGGGCCTCGCTCGACGACGGTCGTCGTGACCCTCTCGACCGCGCTCGGCGCGACGGTTCGCCCGGGCGACCGACTCGACCTCTGGGCGGCACCGGCCGAGGAAGCGGGCCGGTTTGGCGCCCCAGCTGTCATCGCCTCGGGCACGCAACTCGTGCGCACGATCACCGCCGAAGGAATCGTGTCGAGCAGCGAAGCGGGCCGCATCGAGCTGCTGGTTCCGCGGCGCGATGTCGCGCGCATCCTGTTCGCGCTCGCGAATGGAGACGCGCTCTCGGCGATTCCGGCATCGCTCTCGGTCGGGGGCTGAGATGCTCATCGCTCTCGCCGTGCCGGGCCTCGACGCCGAGGCGATCGAGTGGGCAGTGTTGCGGGCCGGGCACCGCGTGGCCTGGCGCGCCGCCGACAGCGACGAAGTGCTGACCCAGTTGGCCAGGCTCGCCCCCGACGCCGTGCTGATCGCCGATCACCCCGCCGTCGCCACCGCGACGATCGTCGGCTCGTGCGACTTGCTCGGGGTGCGTAGCTGCCTTGTCGTCGACGATAGGCCCATCTCGGTCGGCGCCGCGCGGCTCGAGCTCGCCGACGTTCTGCGAGTGGGGTCAGACGGCCAGCTCGACCTGGCGCCGCTCGACGCTGGGGGCGTAGTGCCAGTCGCCGCGCCCCCGATGCCGGCAGCGCCTCCTATGCCGGCCGCGCCTCCCGCGTCGACGACATCGGCGCCCCCACCACCATCGCCCGCGACGACACACCTGCCGCCGGTGCCCCCGATGCCGGGGTCAGCAAGAACCGCACCGACGTCGGCAGGCCCGACGCTGCCCGTCACGATCGCCGCAGCGACGTCGACGCATACCGGCGCTCTGCTCGCGGCACCCGAGCCCGGCGAGCCGATCGTGGCCGCTGGCGCCGCGCCGGCTGCCGGGCTCGCGAATCCGCTTGTGGTCACCGTCTGGGGACCGACGGGCGCCCCCGGGCGCACGACGATCGCGATCGGGCTAGCAGCCGAACTCGCCGCACGCGGTCATGCGGTCTGCCTGCTCGATGCCGACACCTACGGGGGTACCGTGGCACCCGCGCTCGGTCTGCTCGATGAAGCACCCGGCTTCGCCGCGGCGTGCCGACTGGCCGGTGCCGAGTCGCTCAACCACGCCGAGCTCGACCGCGTCGGGCAGGCGGTGGGTCGAGGCGGGCACGGCACCTTCGACGTATTGACCGGCATCGGCCGCCCGCATCGGTGGCCCGAGCTCTCGGCGGGCCGGGTCACAGCCGTGATCGAGCAGTGCCGCACCTGGCGCTCGATCATC
Coding sequences within:
- a CDS encoding GerMN domain-containing protein; this encodes MSRARRALIALAVLPALLLSACVSVPFSGGVEAAGDLTTGASTGDDSGVDFLVAGPSDGATQEEILAGFFAAGAAAQNNYRIARSYLVDDIADVWNPYASTLVRSRDGATSRTSDDVLTYTVPIVASVDAVGRYTTADAGATQALPPFRFALQDGEWRIAELGDGILISQQAFASAFGQHTIYYYDAAFRNLVPDLRWFPVRSEVATRIVRAVLEPPSSWLDSGATVSAIPEGTQLALAPVTVSAGVAQVDLTNEVLGLNDRERQRLRLQLAASLRGVSGVVGVQLTVDQNAVAIPDWTSGSPDIVPQVDPRVLLATDEAEFGYAARDGIEPLGTLSAEVIDLGARAVALAPTRTLATLLNDEGVWAVRTGDAPSVLLDARPGLIAPSIDGYTFVWSVPGQGGEIHATELDGTVHDVEAALPSDARVVSLNLSRDSARVLILLDGAGGPRLVYAAVIRDEGSGVPIRLGELRDLPLAGDRAIDATWVDEVRVASVTATDVADDEQRLVELHELGGRSRPLGLPPGATQIVGGNGGVDGIRVLGELGVVFEPRGSGWQNTGLRALFLGTQQ
- the mtrA gene encoding MtrAB system response regulator MtrA, which translates into the protein MTSRILVVDDDSAIAEMIGIVLRGEGFEPHFSYDGAAAIESFQTVKPDLVLLDVMLPGIDGIEVCTRIRETSGTPIIMLTAKSDATDVVRGLESGADDYVVKPFNPKELVARIRTRLRPTPQSTIETLPIGDLVIDVTGHEVKRGDTPILLTPLEFDLLLALAMKPNQVFTREMLLEEVWGYHYKADTRLVNVHVQRLRAKVELDPDNPRIVMTVRGVGYRAGAAH
- the mtrB gene encoding MtrAB system histidine kinase MtrB; translation: MLPLTWRSLVSRAQQVWRRSLQVRTVAITVFFSTIAVTIISGYMSISIATNLYEARKTQAIAEARQATVSTQALFDSSVSSNGTIDVEAVNVTAGTTIRSVASSPGGTQFAILRTPGQSTAVTMTSTSTRGLDIDVITDELRDQVSLDDGQLYTQAVTLEGEAAADPGLVVGSVFEVPTAGQYELYLVYNVRDVQQTLDFVQQTLLIGSLLLVATIGLVTFLVTRLAIEPVRLAADTAEKLADGELDRRIPEKGEDVIATLARSFNRMADSLQRQITQLAALSRVQQRFVSDVSHELRTPLTTIRLAGDVLYEQRDQFSPTTARTAELLHAQVGRFESMLGDLLEMSRYDAGAVELDTEPTNLVRLVEESLEAIRPLADEKGSELRLVAPGGYFEADVEARRIRRILQNLLGNALDHGEGRPIVVYVDSDMTAVAIAVRDYGVGMDSAQLERVFDRFWRADPSRQRSTGGTGLGLAIATEDAQLHGGHLDVWSVPGEGTCFRLTLPREHGQSVEHSPLELPPVEALEAVLDEPIERDGENSG
- the hpf gene encoding ribosome hibernation-promoting factor, HPF/YfiA family; translation: MDITLTGRNIGITDRFRDYATEKAEKVEHLADRALVLEIKVSRHHEKNGRPGDDRVEMTLVGPGPVIRAESSGSDKYVAFDLAIDKLMERLRRAKDRKKVHRGKHRPVSLHEASADGFRVVDITPATPEVIEKVSTGAIDLPTTETGTDDDEQYSPVVIRQKVFPSTSMTVDEALDHMELVGHDFFLFIDAETDRPSVVYRRTGWNYGVISLETEVDEAAPAKSRRRG
- a CDS encoding ComF family protein, yielding MTLLQAFADAWALVAPVDCAGCGATDRAICPTCALGLRSRPLLGELELHTSTLPVTAALPYDGVARRVLLAFKEEGRTELARPLAGLLSTAVELACRASLADLLVPVPGSWAAAGRRGFDPVALIARRAGLVVTPALRAVRGGAEPQKSRGLADRLAAASSAAPRWRVSPRMRGCRVVLVDDVVTSGATLRAAVLALREAGAEVAGCAAIAATPRRVGTSSIPWRFLSNDDEGPDDNDAREDYREGKEA